The stretch of DNA TCCTCCACGTCCGATGCGTGGTCCAGCGGTGCGCGGCTCCCGGGGCAACGGGCGCACCCGCCGCAGGGCGAGGCATGCCAGGCCCAGGCTCTGCGGGGCGCGGGGGCGCAGCAGGCGGAACCGCACCCGCGGGACGCGCGGTCGGCGCGCCCGCCGCGGCCTGCTGTGCACGCATGGCGTCGAGCTTTGCGGCAGGGATGATGCGGCGAACCTCGCCCCCTACCTTGGGCTTCGGACCGGTTCCCGAGCGCGCCATGCTCATCGCGGCAGCAGCCGCTGAATCGATGGTCTTCACCATCGCGGGGCCTCCTGGCGCAGCGGGACGAGCGGAAGCCGGCGCGGCGCCCTCGGCCGCTGCCTGAGCGGGGGCGGCGGGGGCTGCAGCCTGGGCTTTCGGCTCGGGTACGGGCGCAGCGGCCTCTGCTGCAGCAGCGCTCCCGTCACCGCGAGACGGCACCGTCTCCCGTACGCGCTTCACCGTGGCGTCTTCGAGTACGCTGAAATTGCCTCGCGCGTCAACTCCATTGGCGCGAAGAAGATCGAGGAAATCCTTCGCGGGATACCCCATCTCCTTGGCCAGCTCGTACACGCGCAGCTTGTTGTTGTTGCTCACAGTCATCCCTACTTTCGATCTTCAGCGTCGCCGCTTCGCCGCTATCCGCTTGGAGGCCGTTCTCCCGAAGGACCGAGCATCTCGCTCAAGCGCGCCATGCACGCTTCTTCCATCGCGTCAGCGAACATCCGCTTGAATCGCTTCTCGCGAATCAAGCGAGCCAGACAGTCACCGCCTCGGCACACGTACAGCCCTTTTCCCGTGGGGGCCACGCGCGCGCCTCGGCGCATTCTCTCGTTTGCCTCTCCGTCGGAAGAGACCTGACCTGCTCCCTCCGCATCGTTGCGAGTGCCGGATGGGTCGCAGGTCACATTCTCGGGCCAGCCGATCCGTCCGCCGGGACGGCGGACGAGTCGGACCAGCGTTGTTCTAAGGTGGGCAACTCGGCAGACCACACACACCCGCGTGGGCGTGTGAGAGGCCGAACCGACTTCCTCACCCGCCTCAGACGATATCGGTGTAATCGTCTTCCTCCACCTCGAACCGCCGTGGGCGTCCGCCTTTCGCTCGCTTCTTCTTGAGACCATCGTCGTCGTCGCGGCCCTTCTTCTTCTTGCGATGGTCGTCCTTGTCGGCCAGCGGAACAGCCTCAGGCGCCGGCTGGTCGAGGTAGAAGGTGGGCAGGCTTCCCATGTCCTGGGGCTCGACCTCGACCCCCTCATAGAGCGCGGGGTCGTAGGCTGCCGGCTCCTCGCCGTAACCATACCCAGGCTCGGCCTCGGGCGCGGGCTGCTCAGGCTCCTCGAGGGGGGGAAGACCCAGTGCTGCGCGCTCGGCGGCGATGCGTGCCTTCTCGGCCTCTTCCGCCTGCCGCTGCAGCTCCTCCTCGGCGCGACGCGCCTCTTCCTCGCGCTGGATGTCGCGCCACTGCGCCTCGCTCTTGATGTCGATCTTCCACCCGGTCAGCTTGGCTGCAAGGCGCGCGTTCTGCCCCTCCTTGCCGATGGCCAGGGAGAGCTGCTGGTCCGGCACCACGACCAGGGCGGTCTTCTCCTGAACGTTGAGCACCACATGCACGACACGCGCGGGCGACAGCGCATTGGAGACGAAGACCGCAGGATTCTGGTTCCAGTTGATGATGTCGATCTTCTCGCCGCGGAGCTCGTCGACCACCGACTGAACCCGCGAGCCCTTCGGACCCACGCACGCACCGACCGGATCGATGCTCGGGTCATTGCTCTTGACGGCGATCTTCGAACGATATCCGGGCTCACGCACCACGGCTTTGACGTTGATGAGCCCCTGCCTGATCTCGGGGACCTCGAGCTCGAACAGGCGCTTCAGCAGCGCGGGGTGCGTGCGAGACAGCAGGACCTGCGGCCCGCGCGTGGTGCGACGGACCTCGATGACGTAGGCGCGGACGCGCTCCCCGTGACGGAAGTACTCGTGAGGCGACATCTCGGAGGCCATGAGCACGCCTTCCGCCTTGCCCAGGTCGATGAGCGCGTTGCGATTCTCGTAGCGCTGCAGGGGACCAGTGACGATGTCGCCTTCCTTGCGGGCATACTCGCTGAACACGATCTCGCGCTCTGCCTCGCGGATGCGCTGCACGATGACCTGCTTGGCGGTCTGGGCGGCGATGCGACCGAAGTCGGTGGGTGTGACCTCGATAAGAACCTCTTCGCCGGGCTGCACGCCATCGACGAGCATCTCGGCTTCTTCGAGGGACATCTGGAGGATCGGGTCCTCGACCTCTTCGACGACGAGCTTGCGGCTGAATACACGGCTCTGGCCGTTCTGCCGGTTGATCTCGACCATGATGTTCTCGTCGGGACCGAAGTTGCGCTTATAGGCCGCAGCCAGGGCGTCTTCGAGCGCCAGGACGAGCATGTCGAGGGGGATGTTCCGATCTTTCTCGATCTGCTTCAGCGCACTGATGAATTCTGTGTTCATTCCAGACCATACCTCCGTCGGGCGAATCGCGACGACGCGTTCGCCCCGTATTCTGTTGTCTTGGTCTCTCGCCACTGACCCGGACCACGCGGTGGGAAACGCGGACGCTTCCCGATCGACACGTGCCGGGCCGTGCGCTGGGCTTGCCACGAGCCCTGTTCACCACGAACGCCGTACAGCGAGGTTCAACCTGACGGAGAGCGGTCCTCCCAATGTCCTGGTGCGCGATCGGCACGCCGTCGCCACCTGGAGGCGTCGGCGCGCCGCCTTCAGGGCAAAAAATCTGCCCGACGGCGGGTGCCGCGGGCAAGATCGACCTGAAAGCAAAAGAGCGGGTCGAACCCACTCTTTCGAGTCAAGCAGAGCGCAGGCCTCGAGGATGATATCATATCGTCGATAGCCATGCAAGGGCCCGCGGCCCGCGATGCGCGCCCGCGGTTCGTCGAGGCGATGTCAGGGGGCCAGGCAGGCAGCCCGCGGCTTCGCCAGCATCTCGAGCACGAGGTCAGCGGTGCGTGAGGCCGAGTCCGGCGCCGAGAGATCACGGGAGACGCGCCGCATGCGCCGCAGCGTGTCGACGTCTCGCAGCATCTCCTCGATGGTCGTGGGCAGCGTCTTCTCGCTGGCCGCGCGCACGGCCACCCGCTTGTTGAGCAGATACTTCGAGTTGCGCATCTCCTGACCGGGCAGCGGGTGGATGATGACCATGGGCAGTCCTGAGGCGAGCGCCTCGGCAGAGGTCAGCCCCCCGGGTTTGGTGACCAGCAGATCTGCGGCGGCCATGTAGTCGTAGACGTTGTCGATGTATCCGAACGACTGGAGCCGCACCGGATGCCCCCCGAGACGCTGACGCTCCTCGTCGAGCTGCTCGCGCAGACGCTCGTTGCGCCCCGCGAGAACCACCATGTGCATGGGGCGCTCGATGCGTCTCACGAGCTTCATGATGCGCTCGACCGGCCCCATTCCGAGACCGCCGCCCATCACCAGGACCACGGGAAGGCCGGCATTGAGATCGAGGCGATCGCGCAGCGCCTGCAACTCGCGCGGCTGCCCGAACCGCGGGTCGATGGGGATTCCCGTGACGCGGACCCGCTCGCTCTCCACCCCGCGGGCGATGAGCTGGCGCTCGAGATCGTCGTTGGCCACGGCGTACACGTCGACGTTCTTGTGGACCCAGCCCGGGTGAACGACGAAGTCGGTGACGATTCCAACGCTCGGAACGCGAAGCCCGAAGCGCTCGCGTATCGACGAGATGATGCCGAAGGGGAATGCGTGCGTGCAGACGATGACGTCGGGCTTCCACGACTCGATGAGGTTGCGGAACGTGCCCCCGTAGAGTCGGTTGAGCACGCGGCGAACGCCCGACAGGCTCGAGGGGCGCTCCTTGCTCTCATAGATCAGGCCGTACAGGGTGGGAAAGGCCTTGAGGAGATGGATGTACCCCTCCTCCACCATCTTCCCCACGCGCTGGCTGGCGTACTGCACCGAGTTGATGATCTGCGCATCGACGTCGGGCAGGCGCTCGCGAAGCGCGCGAAGGGTGGCCTCGGCGGCTGCCGCATGACCTGTGCCCATGTTCGCTGATAGGAAGAGAACCCGTGCTGGGACCGCCACGTCCGCTCCTGTTCCGCTTGCGTCGCCTGTCGAAGGTTGGGTCGAGGCTTCGACCCTTCGAAGAATTCTCCTCGGTGCCAACGACCACGTCCCGATCACGCAGGGCCTGCGCGCGACCATGACCGGCCGCGGCGCATATGCCCGCTAACACAACTCTAGCACTCATGCCCGGAGACTGCCAAAATGTGAATAAGATGTTACTACAAAGAGAAAAGACTCGAAAAACAGCAAAAACAACGTGATTCCCACCCTTGCTCACCCCCCGTTCCCGTGTGTAGGATGTGGAGGCGTGACGGGCCTGACAGCCTGGCGCTATTATTTTTGCCCCGTGCCTGGCACTCGACCTGCTCGAGTGCCAGAGCGCTCCGCCGACAGGCGCGGCAGAAACATGACCGCCGCCTCGACGAGGCGCCCGGCGCAAACTGACCCCTAGATCACGATGGAGGTAGTTCCATGACAACGGCAACCAAGCTGAGCATCCGCCCGCTGGGCGATCGCGTCATCCTGAAGGCGCTCCCGAGCGAGGAGAAGACCCGCGGAGGCGTCATCCTTCCCGACACCGCGAAGGAGAAGCCCCAGCAGGCCGAGGTGGTGGCCGTCGGTACCGGCCGCCTGCTCGACAACGGCGAGAAGGTCCCGATGGAAGTCAAGGTCGGTGACAAGGTGCTGTACGGCAAGTACTCAGGCACCGAGGTGAAGATCGAGGGCGAAGAGTTCCTCATCGTCAAGGAAACCGAGATCCTCGGCATCCTCCAGGGCTGATCCAGGCGGGGCGCGGGCACCTGAGATGCCCGCTGCCCCCCTCCACGGTCTGACAACGTTCCACCCAAATCACAGCAAGGAGAGACCCAATCCATGGCAGCCAAGATGCTTCTCTACAACGAAGAGGCCCGCAAGGCCCTCGAGTGCGGCGTGAACCAGCTCGCGAACGCCGTGAAGGTGACCCTCGGCCCGCGCGGCCGCAACGTGGTGCTCGACAAGAAGTTCGGCGCCCCCACCATCACCAACGACGGCGTGACCATCGCGAAGGAGATCGAAGTCGAGAACCCGTTCGAGAACATGGGTGCTCAGCTCGTGCGCGAGGTCGCCAGCAAGACCAATGACGTCGCTGGCGACGGCACCACCACCGCCACCGTTCTCGCCCAGGCGATGATCCGCGAGGGCCTCAAGAACGTGACCGGCGGCGCCAACCCGATGATGGTGAAGCGCGGCATCGAGAAGTTCGTCGAGCACGTGGTCGACGAGCTCAAGAAGCTCGCCACCCCGGTCGAGACGAAGGAGCGCATCGCTGAGGTCGCCTCCATCGCCGCCAACAACGACCAGGCCATCGGCAAGCTCATCGCCGAGGCGATGGAGAAGGTGGGCAAGGACGGCGTCATCACCGTCGAGGAGTCGAAGACCCTCGCCACCTCGCTCGACCACGTCGAGGGCATGCAGTTCGACAAGGGCTATGTGTCGCCGTACATGGTGACCGACCCCGAGCGCATGGAGGCCGTGCTCAACGAGCCGTACATCTTCATCACCGAGAAGAAGATCTCGGCCGTCGCCGACATGCTGCCCCTGCTCGAGAAGATCGTGCAGATGCAGCGCCCGCTCGTCATCATCGCCGAGGACGTCGATGGTGAGGCGCTCGCCACCCTGGTGGTGAACAAGCTCCGCGGCACCTTCCAGGTCGTGGCCGTGAAGGCCCCCGGCTTCGGCGACCGCCGCAAGGAGATGCTCAAGGACATCGCCATCCTCACCGGTGGCCAGGTCGTGAGCGACGAGCTCGGCA from Pseudomonadota bacterium encodes:
- a CDS encoding DUF448 domain-containing protein codes for the protein MVTARSRQPTTPRSMRGSRSSPRTWEACPPSTSTSRRLRLFRWPTRTTIARRRRAATTTMVSRRSERKADAHGGSRWRKTITPISSEAGEEVGSASHTPTRVCVVCRVAHLRTTLVRLVRRPGGRIGWPENVTCDPSGTRNDAEGAGQVSSDGEANERMRRGARVAPTGKGLYVCRGGDCLARLIREKRFKRMFADAMEEACMARLSEMLGPSGERPPSG
- the nusA gene encoding transcription termination/antitermination protein NusA — encoded protein: MNTEFISALKQIEKDRNIPLDMLVLALEDALAAAYKRNFGPDENIMVEINRQNGQSRVFSRKLVVEEVEDPILQMSLEEAEMLVDGVQPGEEVLIEVTPTDFGRIAAQTAKQVIVQRIREAEREIVFSEYARKEGDIVTGPLQRYENRNALIDLGKAEGVLMASEMSPHEYFRHGERVRAYVIEVRRTTRGPQVLLSRTHPALLKRLFELEVPEIRQGLINVKAVVREPGYRSKIAVKSNDPSIDPVGACVGPKGSRVQSVVDELRGEKIDIINWNQNPAVFVSNALSPARVVHVVLNVQEKTALVVVPDQQLSLAIGKEGQNARLAAKLTGWKIDIKSEAQWRDIQREEEARRAEEELQRQAEEAEKARIAAERAALGLPPLEEPEQPAPEAEPGYGYGEEPAAYDPALYEGVEVEPQDMGSLPTFYLDQPAPEAVPLADKDDHRKKKKGRDDDDGLKKKRAKGGRPRRFEVEEDDYTDIV
- the groL gene encoding chaperonin GroEL, which gives rise to MAAKMLLYNEEARKALECGVNQLANAVKVTLGPRGRNVVLDKKFGAPTITNDGVTIAKEIEVENPFENMGAQLVREVASKTNDVAGDGTTTATVLAQAMIREGLKNVTGGANPMMVKRGIEKFVEHVVDELKKLATPVETKERIAEVASIAANNDQAIGKLIAEAMEKVGKDGVITVEESKTLATSLDHVEGMQFDKGYVSPYMVTDPERMEAVLNEPYIFITEKKISAVADMLPLLEKIVQMQRPLVIIAEDVDGEALATLVVNKLRGTFQVVAVKAPGFGDRRKEMLKDIAILTGGQVVSDELGIKLDKVTIDMLGTAQKVKVTKDETTIVEGRGKNDEIQGRIELIKRQVKETDSDFDREKLQERLAKLVGGVAVVRVGAATEVELKEKKHRIEDALSATRAAVEEGIVPGGGVAFVNVLKKLDFKLEGDEAIGGNIVRRALEEPLRLIANNAGQEGSVVVEHVKTLDAGHGYDALNQKYVDMVKTGIVDPVKGLPFFFSVLPDHGLNPTQSRISPPPRPKAAA
- a CDS encoding co-chaperone GroES, with the translated sequence MTTATKLSIRPLGDRVILKALPSEEKTRGGVILPDTAKEKPQQAEVVAVGTGRLLDNGEKVPMEVKVGDKVLYGKYSGTEVKIEGEEFLIVKETEILGILQG